The following are encoded together in the Amyelois transitella isolate CPQ chromosome 6, ilAmyTran1.1, whole genome shotgun sequence genome:
- the LOC106140851 gene encoding probable U3 small nucleolar RNA-associated protein 11: MSSWKKAAKANQKTHKERHQPEARKHLGLLEKKKDYKKRADDYHEKGETLKLLRKRTLDRNPDEFYFHMVNSRVKNGVHHEITKEEEDTPEQLKLMHTQDIKYVNMKRTIESRRINRLQSELHMTDVADSTPNTHTFFVDEGEEKEFDLAKRLDTHPKLLGRKSNRPRLSDLDKMQLPTVDKQTIAEMKKKKNRIYKEIAKRIEREKELTVIQQKLEMKRHLQDAKVLRPKRIKKGSKNSAPVYEFPYVRKK; encoded by the exons atgtcttcGTGGAAAAAAGCCGCGAAGGCTAACCAAAAAACGCACAAAGAGCGGCACCAGCCGGAGGCTCGGAAACATTTGGGATTATTGGAAAAGAAGAAGGACTACAAGAAGCGGGCAGATGACTACCACGAGAAAGGAGAGACCTTGAAGCTGTTACGCAAGCGGACCCTCGACAGGAATCCTGATGAGTTCTACTTTCATATGGTCAATTCCAGGGTGAAAAATGGG GTACACCATGAAATCACCAAAGAGGAGGAAGACACACCGGAACAGCTGAAGTTGATGCACACGCAAGACATCAAGTATGTCAATATGAAACGCACTATTGAAAGCAGACGGATCAACAGGCTGCAG tctGAGCTCCACATGACAGACGTCGCTGACTCTACACcgaacacacacacattcttTGTGGATGAAGGGGAAGAGAAGGAGTTTGACCTGGCCAAGAGGCTGGACACGCATCCCAAGCTGCTCGGCAGAAAGTCCAACAGACCCAGACTGTCTGATTTGGACAAGATGCAGTTGCCTACTGTTGATAAACAG ACAATAGCAGaaatgaaaaagaagaagaataggaTTTACAAAGAGATAGCAAAGAGGATAGAGCGAGAAAAGGAATTGACCGTGATACAACAGAAGTTGGAGATGAAGCGACATCTACAGGATGCTAAAGTACTTAGACCGAAACGCATCAAAAAGGGCTCCAAGAATTCTGCACCGGTTTACGAGTTCCCGTATGtcagaaagaaataa